A genome region from Sediminispirochaeta bajacaliforniensis DSM 16054 includes the following:
- the speB gene encoding agmatinase — protein MNYRSFLGEELTEQQKSEGLFHIIPVPFEASVSYGHGTAGGPEAILEASQQLELWDGTGIPALRGIVTDKAVEAEKADAMVEACAAKVIEALGKERVPIILGGEHTVSVGAFYALDRWRKETGKEIGIVQIDAHGDLRSDYRGIHMSHACVMRRAVELGFPIFQVGVRSISPEEVTFRNEQKALRPESIGWLDAAEAVRRQVDIIPLPDTFPEHVYLTIDIDGLDPALFPSTGTPEPGGLSWYQTIDMITSLTRSRNVIGFDLVELAPVRDRNADPFGAARLIYEVMGLVERNCRPEKKQG, from the coding sequence ATGAACTATCGATCGTTTCTCGGTGAGGAATTAACCGAACAGCAGAAAAGTGAAGGACTCTTTCACATCATTCCGGTTCCATTTGAGGCGAGTGTCTCCTACGGGCACGGTACCGCCGGAGGTCCGGAGGCCATTCTCGAAGCTTCACAGCAGCTCGAACTATGGGACGGCACAGGGATTCCCGCCCTTAGAGGAATTGTTACGGACAAGGCTGTTGAGGCAGAAAAGGCTGACGCCATGGTCGAGGCCTGCGCGGCAAAAGTGATAGAGGCCCTTGGAAAAGAGAGAGTTCCCATCATACTGGGGGGCGAACATACCGTCAGCGTCGGGGCCTTCTACGCTCTTGACCGATGGCGCAAGGAAACAGGCAAGGAAATCGGCATTGTTCAGATTGATGCCCACGGAGACCTGCGAAGCGATTATCGCGGTATTCACATGAGCCATGCCTGTGTGATGCGCCGGGCCGTAGAGCTGGGATTTCCCATATTTCAGGTGGGGGTCCGCAGTATATCCCCCGAAGAAGTTACATTTCGGAACGAGCAAAAGGCCCTGAGGCCGGAGTCCATCGGCTGGCTGGACGCAGCGGAGGCGGTTAGGCGACAGGTCGATATCATCCCCCTCCCCGATACTTTTCCTGAACATGTCTATCTTACGATCGACATCGACGGTCTTGATCCCGCCCTCTTCCCCTCGACAGGAACCCCGGAACCAGGCGGCCTTTCATGGTATCAGACCATTGATATGATCACATCACTGACCAGAAGCCGAAATGTAATCGGTTTCGATCTTGTCGAGCTTGCTCCTGTTCGGGATCGCAACGCCGACCCCTTCGGAGCAGCCAGACTCATCTACGAAGTAATGGGTCTGGTCGAACGGAACTGTCGGCCGGAGAAAAAACAGGGATAA
- a CDS encoding TIGR03546 family protein, translated as MIAFIAKLLTALNANSRPGEIAAAIACGCALALIPGGNLLWVVLFILFFLLRLHVATMLVTAALLKPLAHLADPLLHKTGLFILSRSSLQPLFMKASTLPILPFTHFNDTVVMGSLIWSIILWLPLFLLGRLLVKGYRSRLAPKIAGSKMVKAFQKIPLIKKIGSAMKKTSEAWGYFAS; from the coding sequence ATGATTGCCTTTATCGCTAAGCTCCTTACCGCACTCAATGCAAACTCCCGTCCGGGAGAGATCGCGGCGGCCATTGCCTGCGGATGCGCCCTCGCCCTTATTCCTGGTGGGAATTTGCTCTGGGTAGTGCTGTTTATCCTTTTTTTTCTGCTAAGGCTTCATGTGGCAACCATGCTCGTTACCGCTGCACTATTGAAGCCTCTGGCCCATCTTGCCGACCCGCTCCTCCACAAAACAGGACTTTTCATCCTTTCCCGTTCATCCTTACAACCATTATTTATGAAGGCCTCGACGCTCCCGATCCTTCCCTTTACCCATTTTAATGATACGGTCGTCATGGGTTCCCTGATATGGTCGATCATCCTGTGGCTCCCGCTTTTTCTCCTTGGCAGGCTCCTTGTCAAAGGTTACCGTTCCCGGCTTGCCCCCAAGATCGCAGGAAGTAAGATGGTAAAGGCCTTCCAAAAGATTCCCTTAATAAAGAAAATCGGCAGCGCCATGAAAAAGACATCCGAAGCATGGGGGTATTTTGCATCATGA
- a CDS encoding sugar kinase: MKHIVTFGEIMARIEMEDHYRFRQSLPGEVRLTFAGAEANVAASLAFMGRSTQFVTSLPQHAIADSCRAFLKSMDVGTDYILSSDFGRLGLYFLESGANQRPSNVIYDRDDTSISMQKAEAYDWDQLFTDAQWFHVSGITPAISRNAADATLLGIEKAKAHQIPVSFDLNYRKKLWNWGKTHKKKDLARNIIQNIMPSIDVVIGNEEDASDMLNIHPQHVDVNKGTIDLAAYASVAKTIAEQYPNLRYIAFTLRESISASHNNWGAMLYDVKNAKQYAAPRSGDTYTPYRITQIIDRVGGGDAFSAGLIYALTDSALSAHPQEIITYASATSCLCHSIHGDMNYSSREEVLRLAEGNGSGRVIR; encoded by the coding sequence ATGAAACACATAGTAACCTTCGGAGAAATCATGGCCAGAATCGAAATGGAAGACCACTATCGATTTCGCCAATCGCTTCCCGGTGAAGTTCGCCTAACGTTTGCCGGCGCCGAGGCAAATGTTGCAGCCTCCCTTGCCTTTATGGGAAGATCGACACAATTTGTTACATCGCTGCCTCAACATGCAATTGCAGATTCCTGCCGTGCCTTTCTCAAAAGTATGGATGTCGGTACCGATTATATCCTCAGCAGCGACTTCGGTAGGCTGGGGCTCTATTTTCTCGAGTCCGGCGCAAACCAACGCCCCAGTAACGTCATCTACGATAGAGATGATACAAGCATCAGCATGCAGAAAGCAGAAGCCTATGACTGGGATCAACTTTTTACAGATGCCCAGTGGTTTCATGTAAGTGGAATTACGCCGGCAATATCCCGTAACGCGGCAGACGCCACACTCCTGGGCATAGAAAAAGCGAAGGCCCATCAGATTCCGGTATCCTTCGATCTCAATTACCGAAAAAAACTGTGGAATTGGGGAAAAACACATAAGAAAAAAGATCTTGCTCGTAACATCATACAGAACATCATGCCCAGCATAGATGTTGTCATCGGTAATGAGGAAGACGCCTCGGATATGCTCAATATCCATCCCCAGCATGTGGATGTTAACAAAGGAACAATAGATCTGGCCGCATACGCCTCTGTAGCGAAAACTATAGCGGAACAATATCCGAATCTTCGGTATATCGCTTTTACCCTTCGAGAAAGTATTTCGGCTTCACACAACAACTGGGGAGCCATGCTGTACGACGTAAAGAACGCAAAACAGTATGCCGCACCACGTTCCGGGGATACATACACGCCCTACCGGATTACCCAGATAATCGACAGGGTGGGAGGCGGAGACGCCTTTTCGGCGGGACTCATCTACGCCCTTACCGACAGCGCACTCTCTGCACATCCGCAGGAGATCATTACCTATGCAAGCGCAACATCCTGTTTGTGTCACTCGATTCACGGAGATATGAATTACTCATCACGGGAAGAGGTCCTGAGACTCGCAGAGGGTAACGGGTCGGGGCGAGTTATCCGGTAA
- the nspC gene encoding carboxynorspermidine decarboxylase produces MEVDYFGLEGFRPEAVPSPCFVVDKAAIRKNLAILDSIQKTSGARILLAQKGFSMFSLYPMISQTLKGVCASGVYEAKLGREAFGKEVHTYSPAFVPEQFETILELSDHVVFNSFSQWARFRSSCLSFEGRVSCGIRVNPEVSTAAVRLYDPSAPGSRLGVTAAEFRPELLDGIEGLHFHALCEQNADDLERVLKGFHHSFGTWAGRMRWINFGGGHHITRNDYDRALLCRLIEECSDRYGVDVYLEPGEAVALNSGVLVATVLDIIQNDGRIALLDTSAATHMPDVLEMPYRPEIAGAGKQGEKRYTYRLGGSSCLAGDVIGTYSFDTPLEPGSRLVFGDMAHYSMVKTTTFNGVPLPAIATYDSATGTLEVVKQFGFEDFRERLS; encoded by the coding sequence GTGGAAGTTGACTATTTCGGATTAGAGGGATTTCGGCCGGAAGCGGTCCCCTCTCCCTGTTTTGTCGTCGACAAAGCGGCCATCAGGAAAAACCTGGCAATACTTGACTCAATACAGAAAACAAGCGGTGCCCGAATACTTCTTGCCCAAAAGGGCTTTTCGATGTTCAGCCTCTACCCGATGATCTCGCAGACCCTTAAAGGGGTCTGTGCGTCGGGGGTTTATGAAGCGAAACTGGGAAGGGAAGCGTTCGGAAAGGAGGTACACACCTACAGTCCCGCATTTGTTCCGGAGCAGTTTGAAACGATACTCGAACTTTCCGACCATGTCGTTTTCAACTCTTTCTCACAGTGGGCACGATTTCGAAGCAGTTGCCTTTCCTTTGAAGGGAGGGTGTCATGTGGAATACGGGTAAATCCGGAAGTATCCACTGCCGCTGTCAGGCTGTATGATCCCTCGGCACCGGGGAGCAGGCTTGGTGTCACGGCTGCCGAATTCCGGCCGGAACTCCTTGACGGAATCGAGGGGCTCCATTTCCATGCGCTCTGCGAACAGAATGCCGACGATCTTGAACGGGTCCTTAAGGGCTTTCATCACTCCTTTGGAACATGGGCCGGGAGGATGAGGTGGATCAACTTCGGCGGCGGGCACCATATCACAAGAAACGACTACGACAGAGCCCTACTCTGTCGACTCATTGAGGAGTGTTCCGATCGCTACGGCGTTGACGTCTACCTCGAACCTGGCGAAGCAGTAGCCCTCAACAGCGGCGTGCTGGTAGCCACGGTTCTCGATATCATACAAAACGACGGCAGGATAGCGCTTCTCGACACCAGTGCGGCGACCCACATGCCCGACGTACTGGAGATGCCCTATCGGCCTGAGATTGCCGGAGCAGGAAAGCAGGGAGAGAAACGGTACACCTACCGTCTCGGCGGCAGCTCCTGCCTTGCCGGCGATGTGATTGGCACCTACTCCTTTGATACCCCTTTAGAGCCGGGCAGTCGCCTGGTCTTTGGGGACATGGCCCACTACTCGATGGTAAAGACCACCACCTTCAACGGAGTCCCCCTTCCTGCCATCGCCACCTATGATTCGGCGACAGGCACGCTGGAAGTGGTAAAACAATTTGGATTTGAAGACTTCAGGGAGCGTTTGTCATGA
- a CDS encoding saccharopine dehydrogenase family protein, which produces MNRVLIIGAGGVGRVVAHKCAQLPETFHSIMLASRTKAKCDQIAEELPRAIETARVDADNVSELAALMRSYKPDLVINVALPYQDLTIMDACLEVGVHYLDTANYEPKEVAKFEYSWQWAYQDKFEKAGLMALLGSGFDPGVTNVFTAYLARHQFDELEEIEIVDVNGGDHGKPFATNFNPEINIREVTASCRHWESGGFIETPPMSASKAFTCPEGVGTYTIYRLYHEELESLVKHIPSLKKAQFWMSFSENYLKHLEVLQNVGMTSIEPVDYKGTKIIPLQFLKAVLPEPASLGPDTKGETCIGVIGRGRKEGKSRDAYIYNICSHEAAYEETNSQGVSYTTGVPAMVGAKMMLEGTWSGKGVYNMEQFDPDPFLDDLARYGLPWKLTISD; this is translated from the coding sequence ATGAATCGTGTTCTTATCATCGGGGCCGGCGGAGTCGGCCGGGTAGTCGCTCATAAGTGTGCACAACTACCGGAAACCTTTCATTCCATCATGCTTGCAAGCCGCACAAAAGCGAAGTGCGATCAGATAGCCGAAGAATTGCCGAGAGCGATCGAAACGGCACGGGTCGATGCCGATAACGTTTCGGAATTGGCAGCCTTGATGCGTTCATATAAGCCCGACCTCGTTATCAATGTAGCCCTTCCCTATCAGGATCTCACCATCATGGATGCCTGCCTTGAGGTGGGGGTGCACTACCTCGATACGGCGAATTACGAGCCGAAAGAGGTGGCTAAATTCGAATACTCCTGGCAATGGGCCTATCAGGATAAATTTGAAAAGGCTGGATTGATGGCCCTGCTCGGCAGCGGTTTCGATCCCGGCGTGACAAACGTCTTCACCGCCTATTTAGCCCGCCACCAGTTCGACGAACTTGAGGAGATTGAAATCGTCGATGTCAACGGCGGAGACCACGGAAAACCCTTCGCAACCAACTTCAACCCCGAAATCAACATTCGGGAGGTAACGGCCTCCTGCCGTCACTGGGAATCGGGAGGTTTCATCGAAACCCCGCCAATGAGTGCATCCAAAGCCTTTACCTGCCCGGAAGGTGTGGGAACCTATACCATCTACCGTCTCTATCACGAGGAACTGGAATCCCTGGTAAAGCACATTCCAAGCCTGAAAAAGGCCCAGTTCTGGATGAGCTTTTCAGAAAACTACCTGAAACATCTGGAAGTACTCCAAAATGTCGGCATGACCAGCATCGAGCCGGTAGACTACAAGGGGACAAAGATCATTCCCCTCCAGTTTCTTAAAGCCGTGCTGCCGGAACCGGCAAGCCTCGGTCCCGATACCAAAGGAGAGACCTGCATCGGTGTCATCGGTCGGGGACGGAAAGAAGGAAAGAGCCGCGATGCCTATATCTACAACATCTGCAGCCACGAGGCAGCCTATGAAGAGACCAACAGTCAGGGCGTCAGCTATACGACAGGCGTTCCGGCAATGGTCGGTGCAAAAATGATGCTCGAAGGAACGTGGAGTGGAAAAGGGGTGTATAACATGGAGCAGTTCGACCCCGATCCCTTTCTCGACGATCTCGCAAGGTACGGTCTGCCGTGGAAGTTGACTATTTCGGATTAG
- a CDS encoding bifunctional 4-hydroxy-2-oxoglutarate aldolase/2-dehydro-3-deoxy-phosphogluconate aldolase, with translation MNIEIQNRIKDAGIVAVLIFHEKKEIRPTIEALSSGGVSAIELTLRTPIALEAITIVHTHYPHILCGAGTVLSPRQLSAAQEAGADFAVAPGLNRKVMDEAKRMGLPFAPGITTASDIESALEYDCTLLKFFPAEKIGGIAYLKSLNAPYQHLGLSYLPLGGINEANLTSYAKEPIIAGIGGSWIASSSLIAAGDWDAIEKNARFAVKRFREERKQ, from the coding sequence ATGAATATCGAGATCCAAAACCGCATCAAAGATGCTGGGATTGTGGCGGTGCTGATTTTCCATGAAAAGAAGGAGATCCGCCCCACTATTGAGGCACTATCATCCGGAGGAGTATCGGCTATAGAACTGACATTACGGACACCGATAGCTCTCGAAGCGATTACCATCGTTCATACTCATTACCCTCATATACTCTGTGGTGCAGGAACGGTACTCAGCCCACGGCAGCTCTCCGCTGCCCAGGAGGCGGGGGCCGATTTTGCCGTAGCTCCGGGGCTGAATCGAAAGGTAATGGATGAAGCGAAACGGATGGGCCTACCATTTGCCCCGGGTATCACAACTGCTTCAGATATTGAATCTGCTTTGGAGTATGATTGCACATTGCTGAAATTTTTTCCTGCCGAAAAGATAGGAGGTATAGCCTACCTCAAAAGCCTGAACGCCCCCTATCAGCACTTGGGGCTCTCGTATCTTCCACTGGGAGGTATCAATGAGGCAAATCTCACATCGTATGCAAAAGAACCGATAATTGCCGGAATCGGAGGCAGCTGGATAGCCTCCTCATCCCTTATTGCCGCAGGCGACTGGGATGCAATAGAAAAAAACGCACGATTCGCCGTAAAAAGGTTTCGGGAAGAGAGGAAGCAATGA
- a CDS encoding O-methyltransferase, with product MERVAHYIEALYAEKKGLNKKEYIDQTALKAFIPVVDDDVARILQLLIMLKRPARILEIGTSIGYSTSSMAKAIQTWDGRITSIEYDERVAAQAQENFRREGVDDVIELVIDDARKALPRLEPQYDLIFQDADKHLYPDLFEECVRLLKPGALFLAEDTLFPVIDLDPKWHGLIAPIERFNKLIAGDERIVSTILPVGDGLTIAIKKAP from the coding sequence ATGGAACGTGTAGCACACTATATCGAAGCATTGTATGCAGAGAAAAAGGGGCTTAATAAAAAAGAATACATAGATCAAACTGCACTCAAAGCCTTTATACCCGTTGTCGACGATGATGTTGCAAGGATCTTGCAATTGCTTATTATGCTGAAACGTCCTGCCAGAATTCTCGAAATCGGGACCAGCATCGGCTACTCAACAAGTTCAATGGCAAAGGCAATACAAACATGGGATGGCAGGATAACAAGTATTGAATACGACGAACGGGTTGCGGCTCAGGCCCAAGAAAACTTTCGAAGAGAGGGGGTCGATGATGTGATAGAACTCGTCATCGACGATGCACGAAAGGCCCTTCCCCGTTTGGAACCGCAGTATGATCTCATTTTTCAGGATGCGGATAAACACCTCTATCCCGACCTTTTCGAAGAGTGCGTGCGCTTATTAAAGCCAGGTGCCCTTTTTCTTGCTGAGGACACCCTCTTCCCCGTCATCGATTTGGATCCGAAATGGCACGGCCTTATTGCGCCTATCGAACGCTTTAACAAGCTCATCGCCGGAGACGAGAGGATCGTCAGCACGATCCTGCCGGTCGGAGACGGTCTGACGATTGCCATCAAAAAGGCGCCGTAG
- the gtfA gene encoding sucrose phosphorylase has protein sequence MKNGVQLITYPDSLGINLEELSTALERYFPDLFTGIHLLPFYPSSADRGFAPLGYDRVDPQFGDWKAVEGLAGRYDIVVDFMVNHISRHSPQFLDFLERGGKSPWADLFLNVRKFHPSGEIPPGDLAKIYTRKPRAPLTGVIHPDGSEDTLWCTFSEEQIDLDIASPVGTAFLEDNLRSLCSHGISMLRLDAFAYVTKRLGTNCFFVEPDVWELLHRIQTIVAEYGVEILPEIHEHYSIQLKLANKGYRVYDFALPMLLLHTIFSGSSRRLKEWLMISPHNQITTLDTHDGIGVVDAADLLSSEEIEKTVDALYERGSNVNRRYSSEEYNNLDIYQINCTYYSATGEDDDAYILSRAVQFFAPGIPQVYYVGALSGRNDTDLIEQTKQGRDINRHPYSLDEIAVEIERPVNKRLFRLMRFRSHTPAFGGTFALADSDDSRLSIVRTGSGGDQAILDVDLNELRCEIRYRDALGKEERWIC, from the coding sequence ATGAAAAACGGCGTTCAACTTATCACCTATCCCGATAGTCTCGGCATCAATCTCGAAGAACTATCTACTGCTCTGGAACGCTATTTTCCCGATCTTTTTACCGGGATTCATCTTCTTCCCTTTTATCCCTCTTCGGCAGACCGCGGCTTTGCACCCCTTGGGTATGATCGAGTCGATCCGCAGTTCGGTGACTGGAAGGCGGTGGAAGGCCTCGCCGGCAGGTATGATATCGTGGTTGATTTTATGGTCAACCACATCTCGCGGCACTCCCCTCAATTCCTTGATTTTCTTGAACGGGGAGGTAAAAGCCCCTGGGCGGACCTTTTCCTCAATGTGCGCAAGTTTCATCCTTCGGGGGAGATCCCTCCCGGTGATCTGGCAAAAATCTATACCAGAAAACCACGGGCACCTCTTACCGGAGTGATACATCCGGACGGAAGTGAAGATACCCTGTGGTGTACCTTCAGCGAGGAACAGATCGACCTCGATATTGCCTCTCCCGTCGGTACGGCGTTTCTGGAGGATAACCTTCGTTCCCTTTGCAGTCACGGCATATCCATGCTTCGCCTCGACGCCTTCGCCTACGTGACGAAGAGGCTCGGTACCAACTGCTTCTTTGTGGAGCCCGATGTATGGGAGCTCCTGCATCGAATCCAAACGATCGTGGCCGAATATGGTGTGGAGATCTTGCCCGAGATCCATGAGCACTACTCGATTCAGCTGAAGCTTGCGAACAAGGGCTATCGCGTATATGATTTCGCCCTTCCCATGCTGCTGCTTCATACCATCTTCAGCGGCAGCAGCAGAAGGCTCAAGGAGTGGCTGATGATTTCTCCGCACAACCAAATCACCACCCTGGATACCCACGATGGTATCGGAGTTGTCGATGCAGCCGATCTTCTTTCTTCTGAGGAGATAGAGAAAACCGTTGATGCTCTTTATGAACGGGGTTCCAATGTCAACCGGAGATATTCGTCGGAAGAGTACAACAACCTCGATATCTATCAGATCAACTGTACCTACTATTCCGCTACCGGTGAAGATGATGATGCCTACATCCTTTCCAGGGCCGTCCAGTTTTTCGCACCAGGCATCCCTCAAGTCTATTATGTTGGAGCACTTTCGGGACGGAACGATACCGATCTCATTGAGCAAACCAAGCAGGGTCGGGATATCAACCGCCATCCCTACAGTCTCGATGAGATTGCTGTTGAAATAGAACGGCCGGTGAATAAACGGCTTTTTCGGCTCATGCGCTTTCGCTCACATACCCCGGCCTTTGGGGGCACCTTTGCCCTTGCCGACAGTGACGACAGCAGGCTCAGCATCGTGCGGACGGGAAGCGGCGGAGATCAGGCGATACTTGATGTGGACCTGAACGAACTCCGATGTGAGATTCGATATCGGGATGCTCTCGGCAAAGAGGAACGGTGGATCTGTTAG
- a CDS encoding phosphatase PAP2 family protein has protein sequence MQESILMAFQGISTPFLDHLVQLITMFGEETIMVVVLCWIYWNVSKREGSNIALLLLLSVAVKGFLKLIFGVPRPYELLYAISAKRLETATGYSFPSGHTQAAATFYFACAASLPERFRKEAIGCALVITALVALSRLYLGVHWPTDVAAGAILGVLFALPLFFYRPSIFSRIPIIAVVLFTAGVVVASIDKSVGWNLKGVEAATKSAGMLLGLAVARRMEQRLVAFECHAPLSKKVIRFLVGMTTTLFLSLLLKLFIPENPIGGGLAYLVIGLWVTVWYPAAAMKVSLFEKTQRHPRER, from the coding sequence ATGCAGGAATCAATTCTCATGGCTTTTCAGGGCATTTCGACCCCTTTTCTTGATCATCTGGTCCAGCTGATCACCATGTTTGGTGAAGAAACGATCATGGTCGTCGTTCTGTGCTGGATCTACTGGAATGTTTCAAAGAGGGAAGGCTCCAACATTGCCCTCCTGCTACTCCTATCGGTAGCGGTAAAGGGCTTTCTCAAGCTGATTTTCGGCGTTCCGCGTCCCTATGAACTCCTTTATGCCATTAGCGCAAAGCGACTCGAAACCGCTACGGGATACAGTTTTCCCAGCGGTCACACACAGGCTGCGGCGACCTTCTATTTCGCATGCGCCGCCTCTCTTCCCGAGCGTTTTAGGAAAGAAGCAATAGGCTGTGCTCTGGTCATTACCGCTCTGGTAGCTCTAAGCAGACTTTACCTCGGGGTACACTGGCCGACCGATGTGGCGGCAGGCGCGATCCTCGGGGTTCTCTTTGCATTGCCGCTCTTTTTCTACCGCCCCTCCATCTTTTCACGAATCCCGATTATTGCCGTCGTGCTGTTTACCGCAGGAGTAGTTGTCGCTTCTATCGACAAATCCGTAGGCTGGAACCTCAAGGGAGTCGAAGCCGCAACAAAATCGGCGGGAATGCTTTTAGGTTTGGCCGTGGCTCGCAGAATGGAACAGCGGCTCGTTGCCTTCGAGTGCCATGCGCCACTTTCCAAAAAGGTCATCAGATTTCTCGTCGGGATGACCACGACTCTGTTTTTGAGCCTGCTCTTGAAACTTTTCATTCCCGAGAATCCGATCGGCGGCGGATTGGCCTACCTCGTTATAGGCTTATGGGTTACGGTCTGGTACCCGGCTGCCGCAATGAAGGTATCGCTTTTCGAAAAGACCCAACGCCACCCGCGGGAGAGGTGA
- a CDS encoding LacI family DNA-binding transcriptional regulator — protein MRNDSTIYDVAREAGVSIATVSRVMNHPERVAPVTRSRILSVMTRLGFSPTSEAVARARVGLKRVGVVAPFAWSYSFVQRIRGLSKHLSPREYEITTYSVENRGQLDSVFAMLSAGDRVDGVVVMALPLDKEALMLFRRRGMPLVSLETRIEYVCSILSDNQEGGRIAAEYLLRKGYRHPAFLGEGGHPDYVVDSARSRFQAFSERLGAGEIEMEKEHICFHYAGAYYARGAARKLISGKFLPEVVFAASDYDALILYRIARNAGLQVPGDLAILGYDNIEAAEFIGLSTIDQQLDESGRLAAKMIELAFRGSFGQIPEVIRLPVTLIERDTA, from the coding sequence GTGAGAAACGATTCAACGATTTATGATGTCGCCCGGGAAGCCGGTGTCAGCATCGCCACCGTTTCCCGTGTCATGAACCACCCCGAAAGGGTAGCCCCTGTTACCCGTTCACGTATTCTCTCGGTCATGACAAGGCTCGGTTTCTCTCCGACCTCGGAAGCGGTAGCCAGGGCCCGGGTAGGTTTGAAACGGGTAGGTGTGGTAGCGCCCTTTGCCTGGTCTTACTCTTTTGTCCAGCGAATTCGGGGGCTCAGCAAGCATTTGTCTCCCCGCGAATATGAGATAACCACCTATTCGGTGGAAAATCGCGGCCAGCTTGATTCTGTTTTTGCAATGCTTTCGGCAGGGGACCGGGTCGACGGCGTTGTTGTTATGGCTCTTCCGCTTGACAAGGAGGCCCTTATGCTTTTTCGCAGACGGGGTATGCCGCTGGTGAGCCTTGAAACGCGTATTGAATATGTCTGTTCGATCCTTTCGGATAACCAGGAGGGAGGAAGGATTGCCGCTGAGTACCTGCTTCGTAAAGGGTACCGCCATCCTGCTTTCCTTGGTGAAGGGGGGCATCCCGATTATGTGGTCGATTCGGCCCGTAGTCGCTTTCAAGCCTTTTCCGAGAGGCTTGGGGCCGGGGAAATAGAGATGGAGAAAGAGCACATTTGCTTTCACTATGCCGGGGCCTATTATGCACGTGGGGCGGCCCGTAAGCTTATTTCGGGAAAATTTCTTCCCGAGGTGGTCTTTGCCGCCAGCGATTATGATGCCCTGATTCTGTATCGCATCGCCCGGAACGCGGGGCTTCAGGTGCCTGGTGATCTTGCTATCCTCGGGTACGATAACATCGAGGCGGCCGAATTTATCGGCCTTTCGACGATCGATCAGCAGCTTGACGAGTCCGGTCGGCTTGCCGCGAAAATGATAGAGCTGGCCTTCCGCGGCAGTTTCGGACAGATCCCGGAAGTGATACGACTTCCTGTAACCCTTATCGAACGTGATACCGCCTAA
- the kdgR gene encoding DNA-binding transcriptional regulator KdgR — protein sequence MAKQENSTSVTSVIRVFGIIEELAKERELGLSDLAKRMYMSKSTIFRFLQTMKELDYVSQDPVTERYSLTVKLFQIGLMTLDLHDLNKIANKHMIKLAHRTCETVHLAILDAESKSIIYVHKVDAEYSLSLLSRIGKKAPLHCTALGKVLMAYSDEDTLHEVLRGLGYREYTPKTINNEADYLKELEKVRNQGYGEDLGEHEENICCLAAPIWDRFGNVVAGMSITWPEFRFSEDEKDTYLEWIMETANAISKDIGYIA from the coding sequence ATGGCGAAACAAGAAAATTCGACTTCTGTTACCTCGGTCATTCGGGTCTTTGGCATTATAGAGGAACTGGCAAAAGAGCGGGAGCTTGGGCTTAGTGACCTGGCAAAACGCATGTACATGTCCAAAAGTACCATCTTTCGTTTTCTTCAGACGATGAAAGAATTGGATTACGTTTCTCAGGACCCTGTAACAGAGCGTTATTCCCTTACGGTAAAGCTGTTTCAAATTGGATTGATGACATTGGATTTGCATGACCTCAACAAGATCGCAAATAAGCACATGATAAAGCTTGCTCACCGAACATGCGAAACCGTCCATTTGGCAATTTTGGACGCAGAATCAAAGTCCATCATTTATGTGCATAAGGTTGATGCGGAATACTCATTGTCTTTGCTGTCCCGGATAGGAAAAAAAGCCCCCCTTCATTGCACTGCGCTTGGAAAGGTTCTTATGGCCTATAGCGATGAAGATACGCTCCATGAGGTTCTGCGTGGTCTTGGCTATCGGGAATACACTCCGAAGACAATCAATAATGAAGCTGATTACCTTAAAGAACTCGAGAAAGTCCGTAATCAGGGCTATGGAGAGGATCTTGGCGAACACGAAGAGAATATTTGCTGTCTGGCGGCTCCCATTTGGGATCGATTTGGGAATGTGGTCGCCGGTATGAGCATTACCTGGCCGGAGTTTCGATTCTCGGAAGACGAAAAGGATACTTATCTTGAGTGGATAATGGAAACCGCCAATGCCATATCAAAAGATATTGGGTATATAGCGTAG